The Chionomys nivalis chromosome 10, mChiNiv1.1, whole genome shotgun sequence genome segment TGccaatgacagaaagaaaagcgTCAATAAATTGCTGCTTTTAACGAGACATTTTAAAACACGATGACAAGCTTCCCAGAATTACTGTTAAGTTCTTGGCCGGTTACTTAAAAGTAGCATTTAAGGCACATCCCTCCCTATTTGGGGCATAGCCTGACTCGTCAGACAAGATAAATCTAGGCACGCTCACACAGAACACCTCTGAAGCAACTTAGCCTATTGAAAACATCATTGCCACCTCCCAAGTGCGAGTACTCAAGCCCTGTCATAATACAAGGGACAGAATGACCCTCTTCAAAAATCTTTCGGGAGAAGGTTCCCTCGGCGAAGACAATGACAGCAGTCCTCCCGGGAAGGATTTTAGAAACAGTGTTGACACCGGGAGGAGAGGCTCCGATGAAGTGTCAGTACGGCAGCAGGTGGAGTAGCCCTGCGTGCCGAGCAGGTCCTTTCTGACCTAGTCTCCAAGTCCTCCGCCTCCCTGTCCCGGTTCCGCCTTACGGACCTTTCCGAGCCGCCTCGCGCCCCGGTCCTCTCACTCAGGGCAGGACTCTCGAGCCTCCCGGGAAGCGAGGCCACCAAAGACGGCCGCCGCACCTCTTCCGGGGACTCAGGCCCGCTCCCTGGCAGGGTCGGAACCTGACGGACCCTACCGGGGGAGGCAGCCAGCTGCTGTTCCCAGGGTCTCTCCGGCCCCGATTCCAGAGCCCCTTCCCCTTCGAGGCACCGCCGCCGCCACCCGCCTCACTCCGGAGTACCCCGGCGGAGTTACCGGCCCACTCAAAAGTACCAGCGCTGGCCGCCCCCACCGGTCACCCCGGCCTCGCTGTCACCGCCCAGCTCCCGGCTTCGGCCCGCACCGCCGGCGTGCCCCCGGTGACGCTCGGGTCGGTACCTTGCGGACCCCCTTGTAGATATAGAAGTAGAGCTCCCGGCCCACATTGAAGCAGAGGCGGTCGCCGTTGCCAGACTGGTCGTTGAGGTTTACGAAGGAGACGCGGACAGGGTTGGATCCCTGCGAGTTGAAGGGCACCCGGTTGGGCCGGCTGTACTCCGAGTGCGGCAGCAGCTTGTACAGACCTTCCCGGGTGGTGAATTGGGTCTTAATCTCGttcatctccttccctcctccctccgtCGCCATCTTGGAAAGCAGCGTTCATCCTGCCCTAAGTGCCCGGATCACGCCCACCGCGCAGGCGCCGTCCTCGGCCGCTCTTTCTCCACTCCCCACCCGCTTCCTCGTGGCCCCGCCCATTCGCGAGCCCGCCCCTCGAAGGCGGGCCAAGGCGAAGGGGGCGGGCTGATTTACGGTCCCACTGCGCACGCGTGATCACCTGGGGCGATCCGCCCGGCGGGGGCGTGCGCAAGCTCCTCCCTTGGGTGCCGCCCTCTCGGTGCCGTGGGAGCGTTAAGCGTTGCTAAGGTGAGTTGAGTCTGTGGGCGCTCTGACCTTCGCTGAGTAGACCCTCACCCGGAGAAACCTAAGGAGGATGCCGCCTTGACCT includes the following:
- the Wdr20 gene encoding WD repeat-containing protein 20 isoform X7, with product MATEGGGKEMNEIKTQFTTREGLYKLLPHSEYSRPNRVPFNSQGSNPVRVSFVNLNDQSGNGDRLCFNVGRELYFYIYKGVRKAQSSCELYCFSSLPCIRLLT
- the Wdr20 gene encoding WD repeat-containing protein 20 isoform X6, with translation MATEGGGKEMNEIKTQFTTREGLYKLLPHSEYSRPNRVPFNSQGSNPVRVSFVNLNDQSGNGDRLCFNVGRELYFYIYKGVRKAADLSKPIDKRIYKGTQPTCHDFNHLTATAESVSLLVGFSAGQVQLIDPIKKETSKLFNEEGLLSSPNQASSPGGTVV